The DNA region GTGAATTTTCAGCATGGACAACGGATTCGAAACTAGAGGTTTTTCAAAAGAATCTTACTTTAATGGAAAAAGTGAAAAAGATAAGTGGACTTTCAGGATTCAAGAATAATGGAGAAAAACTCCGATTTATTTATGGTAAATGGAGTAGTAGCGTATTAGTAAGAGAAGAGTTTAATGGTGGCTCTTTAGGTTGGAAGTCTATTGTTATTCTAGAAGGGAATAATATGAAAGATAAAGATCTTTATGTAGAGATTCCAGGAAAAGTAGGATGTGATATTTATGTGCATAAAATCAATTTTACTGAAGATTAGGTAGGTTTATAGAAGAAGAGGTTACGTATTAACTATGAAGCCTGGCAATTTCAATCGAGAATCGTTTAATCATATCAATTAATAAAATAGCGGGGATAGGTTAGATCTCAACTAGGAAGGCGATAGACATCGCTAAGATAGGCGGATGTCCTTTAAATGCTTTTAAATGTCTAGGGATATATAAAAGAATGGTTGAATAATGGCGGTTACAAGCGAAATATGTCAAAAAAGGTTTGCAAGGAGAACTTGTGAAATGCGAAGTTTAATGTACTTGGTTTTATTCAGTGTATTGTTATCATGCAAAGGCGGTTTGGAGACGATGAAGACTCCAGCAACGTTAAAAGATGCTCCAGAGAATGTTTATCTCGAACAACAAATGTGTTACAAAATTTGGAACGAAATATTTTCGGAGTGGAAAGAAAATGGAGGCGGTTTCAAGAAGTCTATGATTACGACTAGGGAGTTTATAGCAAATGATTCCAAGTCTTCATTCTCTAAAATTGTAAGAAAAGCTTGGTCAATACAAGAGAGCCGAAGATTTTATGAAGGTTTGAAAAATTTCGGGTATTGGGATGTAAGTAATGAAGATTATTTAGAGGTAACAAATATTTACTTTAGTGTAAGTGGAGTTGAGATGCCAGATAGCTGCAAAGTGATGCACTGGGTTTCAAATGTTTTTTGGAACGATTTAATAAATACTACAGGTACTGACTCAGCACTTTTTAGGTTTTATGAGGTGCCTAAAAATATGGAATGGCATTCACCTTACGCACAACAATGGATGACATATTGGATTTTTGTGAATTTAAAGGAAGACTAGCAAAATTAAAATGAGGCTTACCCAATTTAACGGATACAGATTTCTTAGTTACAATATCAGAAATGAGGTATCCAAATGTCAAATAAAAAGTATTCTAAACAATTCAAGCTTGATGCGGTTCAGTTAGCGATATCAAGTGATCGCAGCACGGCTTCCATAGCACAAGAACTAGGCGTTAATCCAAACTCACTCTATAGCTGGGTCACCAAGTATCGGAGTGAATTGTTAGCGTCAGAAGTCGAGCTTACGCCAGAGCAGGAATTAAAACAACTCAGAAAAGAGGTGGCAGAACTCAGGCAGGAAAAAGAAATATTAAAAAAGGCAGCTGCCTACTTTGCGAAGCACCAAGCGTAAAATATCAGTTTATTGAAGAACACCCAGAGTTTAATGTTTATTTACAGTGTCGAGCTCTGGGCGTCTCTTATTCGGGTTATTACGATTGGCGAAGTAGGCCTCCGAGTGCACGACAAATCGAAGATGAACGCCTGCTCGGCAAGCTTGTAGAGTGTTTTAACGATAACGAACAGACCTATGGTGTCCCAAGGCTTACGAAGGAGCTGAAGGAATCAGGAGAACCCGTTAATCATAAGCGAGTGGCTCGCCTGAAACGGGAGAATAATATCTACCCTAAGCAGTTTAAAGCGTTCGTTGTCACAACCGACTCGAGTCATGGTAAGCCAGTGGCTAATAATTTGCTTAACCGAGAGTTTAAAGTTGAAGAAGCCAACCAAGTTTGGGTGAGTGATATTACTTATATT from Pleionea litopenaei includes:
- a CDS encoding transposase, coding for MSNKKYSKQFKLDAVQLAISSDRSTASIAQELGVNPNSLYSWVTKYRSELLASEVELTPEQELKQLRKEVAELRQEKEILKKAAAYFAKHQA
- a CDS encoding IS3 family transposase — its product is MKKGSCLLCEAPSVKYQFIEEHPEFNVYLQCRALGVSYSGYYDWRSRPPSARQIEDERLLGKLVECFNDNEQTYGVPRLTKELKESGEPVNHKRVARLKRENNIYPKQFKAFVVTTDSSHGKPVANNLLNREFKVEEANQVWVSDITYIPTSTGWIYLAVIIDLYSRAVIGWQLAEHMKAELVCDAVKMAQARRGCLPKLFHSDRGCQYVSEELESLLVGVTISMSRKGNCWDNAVAESFFGTLKTEHVNFENYFNLREARMSLFRYIEGFYNRKRRHSHLDYKAPMIFEESAA